The Sulfurospirillum deleyianum DSM 6946 nucleotide sequence ATTGATGGTAAAAATTTACGGTATTACTACCTGTGGCAGTGTGAAAAAGGCACTCTCATTTTTAAAAGCTAAGGTGATTCCTTACACATTTATTGATTTAAAAACGACGCAAATCAGCGAAGCGAAGCTGGAAGAGTGGCTTGCAAAGCAACCTCTGTCGGTTTTGTTTAACACCAAAGGAACGAAGTTCAAAACGCTAGGACTCTCTAAAGAGATAAGCGATGAAGAGAAAAAAATGTGGCTTTTAAAAGAGCAGTTACTCTTCAAGCGTCCCATCATTGAGTGTGAAGATGAGACGCTTTTGGTCGGGTTTGACGAGGCGCTTTATTTACGCACGTTTGGCGGTTGAGATAAAAAAGGCAGCCAAAAGCAAAAACGCTCCGGTAATTTGGTTTTGAATCCGAATGGCACGAATGGACTTAATGACGTGTTTGAGTTTGGAAGCGAGTGAGCTATACCCCGTCATCACAATAATATCCACAGCGATAAGTGTCGCACAAATAATGCCAAA carries:
- a CDS encoding arsenate reductase family protein, which produces MVKIYGITTCGSVKKALSFLKAKVIPYTFIDLKTTQISEAKLEEWLAKQPLSVLFNTKGTKFKTLGLSKEISDEEKKMWLLKEQLLFKRPIIECEDETLLVGFDEALYLRTFGG